The Plectropomus leopardus isolate mb chromosome 14, YSFRI_Pleo_2.0, whole genome shotgun sequence DNA window gACGCTGTTTAACGAACGAAAGGTAGATTTCAACCAGAAATGTAGAGGacgttttttttgtattttgttttatattgcaaataaatactgataattgatgtatttttgatcATATGTATAGTTTCTGTGTGTAGACttggttatttttaagtttagtAATCAAAATCAGGCAAAAACAGTTCAATGTGCCTTTTAATCATCACAGAAACAGCTTGTTAGAGTATTGCAGCAGGCAGactgtacaaaataaaatttgcatctctaaaacaatcaaatataacaccataaaatatcttgcacaatatattttataaataaaaatgcttatCCCACAGTGTAGTGGAGATGTTCACACTGAAGGGAGTACAgtactgaatttttttttaaaaaatggtatgATAATACACTGTTTTTGGCAACTGAGACATTCTTTAAACTAGTATTTTTGCTTCTTTGAAGGCCTGTAGAAAGACATCCTCCTCTGTACGGCTGTCAGCAGTTTGGGAGGCAGCAGTGGAAGCTGATTTCTGAGCATCTCATAGTTCCTCACATTCTTTGCAATATAATCCTCACAAATCCtgtcagaggaaaaaataaatctgtcatTTTGCGTCTCTATTTTGAGGCAAACTATgacataataatagtaaaaataacaattggAAGTGAGATGATACATCTGAAGGGGTTTATCCTGATTTATaacatgttttacaaagaaatagaaTAAGTTGTTTTTACCTGCAATAACAGGAGAAGCTCATTGAAGCTAACAtcattaaccccttgaaacctggatcaatatcacatttcttttgttgccttcatatgcctttcacatgtgtttaaacctttgaaccattatcaaattggtttgatttctttcagaaacacgaGAAAatgggcaatgagcaacatggcaagaaatgtcacacaaattgcaagaaatcatcagaaaagtttttaaataatatatgtatatatttgaaattattttacagaattattcaatatgtttaaactttttatttttattttcaaggaaTTTTCtcttgggccatttcttctacTGTTGTTAAtggccttcttcccatgtttttaaatgattcaagtcaattttcccaggtttcaaggCTCTGAAATGAACATACTTAAATCTATTGCTGcaatcataatctgttgtttAAAGGTTTTTACCTGAACAGAGGATATGGCTGTGTCTGGAAAACAAGTGCATCATTGCAGTGACCCTGAAAAGAAATATACAAGCCTTGTAAgggaacatttttatttatacattcaaCACAAAGTAAAAAGAATATTTATGGGCAAAGTTAAATGCAGTTGAATTTCATGCAGGTTTTCTCTTATGTGTTATTCAGCCCAGGGACACCAAACAGCACCTGAATacaacttaatttattttacttttaaaaatctgtaaattaaattaatttttactgGTATTTCTGCATAGTTTTCACACATTTGTGACTGTATTAATCTGAATTCATGAGGATTTGGATTGTGATGATTTCATGTCTATAAAATTTGAATAATATCATATCTCTGCTGTAGCTTTCAAAGCAGGAATGCCCAAACTTTTTCCGCTTGGAAGGCCAAAACTAAAACTTAATTGTGGGCCGTAGGCCTGTAGCAAACACTTATTGTACTGCATTGtattgttaaaatgcaaaatggtaCTAGTATCACATTTCCCCTAATTGAAATGTCTTTTGTCCTTATACCAATGTACCTgcttcaccatttttttttacctaactGGTCCCAAACTGACCGTGCAAAGTGTCACTCTGCCCACCGTCCACAGGGCccctttaatattttaaactcTGGCCGCAGGCTCCACTTTGGGTAGCcctgttttaaaatgtctctgaAATACTTACAGTGTCAACAAGAAGGATGTAGTCACAACTTCCACCAAACACAATCACATCAGAGTCTTTGCTAAGACTCGCTGTGTGCCACAACCTTGGACGGGAGAAAACGCCATTTAAAACCTGCTCACAATTAAGAGCAACACTTTGTGAAACTGTTGCAGGGTAACAAATGTAGAACTTTTAAATTTGGTGGCACAATTTGAAAGAATTCCCATATTGTTACCTTGGCTTATTCTTATAGGGATGTTCGACTTCTCTCCATTTCTTTGAGTCAATATCCAGCAACCAGGCATCGCCTGATTGAGAGAAATTTGTGttatttacaagaaaacaatttaagaacataaaatgaccaaaggAACCAGGAAAAGAGGCGGTCGCATTTTCTTACTCATTGGTTTGCAGTCTACACTGAGGCCCCCAAACAGGAACAAGGTGCTGTCTGATACCGCTGTGAGGGTATGCCACGATCTGCCCACTGGAGTGGTGGAAACTGGGATTCTGGAAAAGATATTTTGCACGATGCTGTCAAAGACACACCCTGCTAAAGATCTGAACCATagactgaatataaagatggatggcatgacagctccccaaagtAGAGCAAAACACCTCttctgccccctggtggctaaCTGCAGCATAGATCTTAATCCTCACCTTCTCCATGTTAGCATATGTggcatgggccaaactaaaataTCAAAGTACACGTCATATAATTTTACCCAGAGATGTCCTCTTGCATTCTGAGTAGTTCTAatcacactgatgtttgttGAAGTGTTCGTTTTtctgtgcatttgtttttattagttatttgatgctataaaaagggggtGTGGCATCATGATTGATGACTGTGAATTGATCTTTTTACGCAGCTTGTTCAAAGCAAGAGTTTCGTGCTGTCATTTCGCCTCACAAGTCTGTATATCAAGTATAATTAAAGAATGGAGGGACAGAGTTGTCACTTTAAAGCTAGCAGTGAAGGAAGTAACAGTGCCAAATCAACAGCTGTCTAAAAGGGGCAGCCACCTATACATGACATGGTGTGATATTTCATTGacaatgtgttatgtgtgtaaCCTACCgctgggagatttaaaaagcagtaagCATCACTTAGCTGCTGACTCAAAGCAGAAGAACAGCAATCGGAAATATCCACAAATTGGCGAGATGACTAGATTTAGGAACTctttaccctctgagcagaggatgatgttatgccattgttattttaTGGAAAGTGCTGCCAAGTGTGTATATTAtttgtcacactagaggctaaAACTGTTGTGTTACACTTTATCCATCATGCTGCCTAAAATCAGACATTTATGCTGTCGTTTTTTGGTTCTGTATAAAAAGCAAAGCCAGAATAATGAAGGGCCTTCATCCGACacttttgcttcatttttgtacagtgggatgAAACTGTAGAAGCATCGACCATCTTTATTAACAGTCTATGATAAGTCCACTTGAAATATCAACAATAATGTTGAAATTGAGGTCATCTGGGCCACAATCACATACGTACATTTCTGACCACGTCCATGTTTGAAAGTCCAGGCAGTGAATGTCACTCGTCCTGGCttcctgcatttaaaagaagaagAGCACAAATTACTGATGGCAGACTGCTATTATCTTTGTGCAGCTTCTAAAGGCTTACTGTTTTCTGCTCACGAATATGTGAGAAGAACTAAAAACCACATCGAGCTCTCACCATGACTCTGCCTCCACAAATGTATCCTCTACATCCTATTGTGGCGCTGGCATGGGCGGCTCTGGGGGCTGGAGCACGGCCCTGAACACAAAAACTGACACttaaaaatcatctgaaaatcaTCGTCTAAAAAGATTTCCAACACTGCTAAAGGTCCCTTCTCTTAAATTTTCAATCAGTGAATTACAATCACTGCATTGCAATTATTGCACTAAAGCATGAATCACACTCTTAACTGGCTTACATGAGTTTGTGGTTCACTCCAACTGGCTTGCATGGGGTCAAATATATGAACCTCATTGTTCCATCCCCAGAAGAGATCTCCCAcctgaaaacaaatgtataGAGTCATTcatatgtttttcaataatatCTTTTATGCCTATGCTGCACTGTTGAACAAACATGTCACCAGTGACAGATGTatagtcaataaaaaatattacccATGATGTTTCATCTACAATGAAGCTCCTGTTCCTGCTATCAAGATCCGTCAGTAGTTTGTGACCATATCCCCCAAAGTAGATGATCCTGgagaatattaaatattacaaCCAATATTACCATCATGCAAGAGCAGATTATGGATTTATTTGGTAATAAAGTatcaaaatccaaaacaatTAGTACTTAATTCCATTTCACCACAAAACGGATgatttttaaaggtccagtgtgtagaatttaagGGGAAATAgtggcagaaatagaatatcAAATTCATAGCTACATTTTCGTAAGTGTataatgaaatggaaatacgaattgttatgttttctttacgTAGCAGCCCATGTAATAACAAAGTGTTTGACACAGCAGCCAGTAAACATTTACATTGTCATGGTACTTACCTCCCATTGTGAACCCAGCAGGACAGTTTGTCTCGAGGTGAGGGAGCAGAACCGATCTCATGCATGATCTTCTTCCACGTGTATTTACCGTCTGTCAGGTTGACACAATAGATCTGTTTGAAGTCAAACACCGATAACTTCTTAATGTCAGCTGCTCAGTCTCAAATGTGACCTTTGGGTGTGTTCACACTGATCCATTGTGCACTCACACCCAACAGGTTTTACACATACTTTCGTgtttatagttattttttttaacaacacacaagaagaaaaacaacctgTGCTGTCTATGTGAGTAAaccatattaaccctttaaaatctggatcaacatcagttttcttgtggtgcgttcagacaccttttagaGGCAACTTGAGTCTTTGAACCCtcagcaaagtggtttgatttcttttgaaaacatggggaaaaggttgtgaccaacttggcaagaaatgtaccacacAATGCAAGAGGTTATTAAAAGgtaataagaaaattacctgaataatcgtttttaaaaaagatgggAGGATTATAAAAAATATCCCAAGCTTAtggaaaaacatccagaaaaatatatttacaattaagattattttatttgtaaaattatgttatagattatgttacagggttttttcgcattctacttttctttctttttttttttttttttgtttatttcaggtttcacattttcttgtaacttcctatttttttgctaatttttgggccatgtcttgttaaatagctcattgccttctctctatgtttttgtaagaaatcacatttgtttaggttttaaagggttaagatgtCATAAATTGTGGGGATCATCATTTATCAGCCTCACCTGATTGGTCTGTCCATTGTCATCACAGCCTCCAAATATGTACATGTGTCCATTCACAGAGCAGCCGCAGGTCCCTGACATAGAGGGAGGGACTTCCCCTGACATGTGAAACACCTCCCTTCAgaaaataattcagaaaaaaatgtggataaacTTCTTACATTCACTCATGACacaatttacaacaaaaactaaacagctGATGGCTCCAAGCAAGAGCTTGTCGAGCCAAGCACAAGACAAATGTGACATGACTGGGCTGAGACATAAAGATGTGTAAATAACCAGAAAGTTGGAGATatataaaggtccagtgtgtaagatttatgTTGCGTTTACACAGAATCAGGCAGACAATAGATGGTACATGGACAATGCCCTCAAGGATGGCATgcgataaattaaaaaacagtccaaCAAAATGGAAAGACAGTAAAACTAAACATGTGTGACAGTGTATTGCAGTGGGGACATTGTTTACCACCTCTACCATCATCATTGCTGGTATTTTCTGCAGGCCTAACCTAATTTTTCCATCCTGCTCTTGTCCACTAAAATGATGTCCAGTTTGCTGTGTACCACCTCCCTGATACcatatgaatgcagcattaggGGGATATAGTGGCAGAAATAGGATATAATATTCagaactatgttttctttagcttGTAATAACCTGAAACGAAGTATTAATATTTTTCGTTAACCTCGTTAACAATGTGGGTCCTCTTCCGTGGAGTCTGACATGTTTCTACCATAGTATAGAtgggacaaaccaaacactggctctagatcaGCCACCGCAGTTTTCGTAAGGTCAGTTCATGGTGTCTGCGTCCATGTGTGCGCATGGGTCGACATCGGTCCGTGTGATGTAAATGTTGCCACCAACCCATGTTCACAAGGCTCCACTAGGAGCCTATGCTGATGTCTGCGTGCAGCCCATTTTTTGTGaccacacacactgtgacataACAAGCACACCGTCTGTGCATGCTCCAATTCCTTGTTCAACACTTTAGTCCAGTAAAAAACAGCAGTCCCCTAACCCcagttaaatttgttttaagttgGATATTTGCCAAACATTTATTCCACACTCAGCAGCATTGTTTAGTTTCACTCTCCCCAGCAGTAGACGTACGGTAAACTCACCTCCCAGCCCTCGTGTTTACCGCCAGAGACTTACACGGACTGTCACATGTAGTAGCCAATATATATAGCCGCGAGCATATCTGACCACCCCTGTCCGTATACGTTCAACACAGAAAGTATGCAGAAACCTTAGCAAACATATGAGAAATTTCATTGGTTGCAATATTGCAACCTCACCAcaagatgtcactaaatcctacacaccagATCTTTAAGCCATAATATGTGAATATATTAACACATCAATTAATTATTCTTTGTCTTGACCAAACAGGCACATTtggaatttattttatattcttacCATACACCTTGTTGTAAGTCATACACCCAGATTTCATCATTGGGAAGGAAAACTTCATCGTCAGCAACTGACTGTAAAGAATACATGTCTATTATTAAGGTATTACAATTATGTCCAATAAGACAGCATtagtaaaacatgttttagcatgCTATCTGTGTTTATTTTCGTTAATTTCTTGAAGGAAAACGTTAAACGGTTCGTTtggtaatgtttgtttttctcaccatGTAACCTCCCCAAACATACAGCAGGTTTTCCTCCACCACAGCCGTGTGTCCGCTCCTCTCCCGGGCCACCAGCTCCGAGCGGTGCCTCTCAAATGCGGCATCCATGACTGGCTGCTATTAATAGAAACAGAAGACTGTGAGTTTCAGCCTCAAAATagaagaaatgtgtaaaaaaatgtgtcgGAAAATGTCACCTATGTTGCATCATCAGTTGCCGTTTTACAGTCAAGGAAATAATAGTGCGAGCAGAGGTGATACAAACAGGCTCCCAACTCCcctcatgttgtttttatagaaaaatagTAAATTATATCGTATTTCTCAGGTATTTCTGTAGAAAATTGGAAGCCTAACGTTACATTTTTAACGTTATAGCCGGAGAGTTACCGTTACGTAGTTGCAGGTGAAACAACAAATGGTCAACAATACAGACATTATTTACTCCTTTTTCCCcacaaaaacatgtatatatacatgGTACTTACGTGCTATGGTACGCTTTTAGTTGTCACGtagtttttttctcatgttgtaAACGCCAAAACACCGCGGTGCAGAGAAAAGTCTCGTCCCAGTCCTTCCAGTCCCATAAGCCGTGTGTCAGAATAGCTGcataataaaatacaacttccggtcatttttttcttgtcaaagtaaaagcttTCTGCCAGGGGTCCCAAGTAAAACGAGTCAAATCGGTCATAAACTAGTCGTAACGGCCATAGCAATATTATGCAATGAATACAGTGATTCTGATGTTGAGTTACATCTATGTTtggttctgttctgttttttggttttcaaatcCTGTTCTATCCATGACCAATATAACCTATACAATTATTGTTTATATGTAAATGGAAAATAGCACTTTCCGGATGAAGTGTTTGAATAATATAAGGAAATATTCTAATTCTCTTAGAGAAATAAAGAGGGTACTTTCACAGTGTTTATTGAGAGTTGCTTGAATAATGTAACGTGTTTTGAACAAGGGTAATTGCAGAGTTATAGCACCAAGGAGGCTTTCCTCACACAGACAATACACACACCTTGGTTTTTACTACCATTATGAGGTGCAAAAATAtaatactatactactactactgataataatgataatagctaatagtaataattatggtttaaatgttaaatgttatcaACAGGTATGGATgattttcagtatatttttaaCTATCACCTATAAACTCAAGATGCGGTAACAAATTACAACAATAacgtaaaaaaataattaaaaattaaaaacttgtaAGCACAACGTCCATTATGCATGTAACATTACGAGAAAAGTTGTATCGTTTGTATGTTTAAGTAATTtatgctaaaacaaaaaactttcaaatttaaaaaatgggtttGTGCTGCTTGCTTTAAcgttatttcatttttgcataacgttttaataaaacagttgttttcttttttttaaaacatttcttcaaCGGAAGTGACGAAATACATGCGGAAGTTGACATTTAGCGCCAAATCTGAGTGGAACAGTAAAAACAACCATGGATGTCGCTCGGAAAATAAAGACTAAAGTGTCTACTGGCTTCAAGATGAGGGGACTTATACTTAGACCGTAtgtattttagtcatttttaaacgttgttaatgtgtttttgatgcaAACGCCGTAAAGTTTGTGGCATTTGTGTAACAACAGAGCTAACATGATATGTAAGGTTATCTGTCACGTCGAAGGCAGCGACACTTTGGTGGACGCCGTTCAAACTTTGTGATTGATTTTATGGTAATGGttatgaaaataagcaacattaACAATATGCAGACTGTGATCATGCAACGGGTTATGTGTacgttttcatgttttctttgttgtttgttaccACACGGAAGCTAGGAGTCATCCTGTATGTAACGTTAGCATCTTCCATGTTCATtctttctttaccttttttacTTGCTCGAAATAAATTGCAGAGATTCACCTCAGCTGCTTTCATCACCTACACTTCAACTACATCTAAAGTGACACTTCACATCCTTAGAAGTTCCATCTTGAGTTTATACTATTGTATAATTTCTAACAAACAAGCAATTCACATTTAAATCATTCAGcctgtttatattgtttttaatgtggaaagcaataagaaaaaactttttagaaaatgcatCCAGTGATTTCTTTAACTGAAGCATGTATATACACATTTCCTtgataaaattaatatttttctacttttatatCAGCAGTCAGAAGTAACAACATTGgtgtatttcttgttttgtgctCCAGTGAAGCCAGCAGATATCTTGTGGAGGTCCTGGAGTCTGTCAATGTCTCTGAACTGGATGATATTATTGAAAAGGTCCTGGATGCAGTGGAGAAGCAACCACGTAAGTGTCTCTCCACATCACTGTGTGTTTAGTGCACAATCTGCTGTACACAGCACTTGTTTTCCTTGAGAGTTTTTACAGGTTGTGACCACAATTTGTGTTTTCCAACAGTG harbors:
- the LOC121954166 gene encoding kelch domain-containing protein 1-like; translation: MDAAFERHRSELVARERSGHTAVVEENLLYVWGGYMSVADDEVFLPNDEIWVYDLQQGVWEVFHMSGEVPPSMSGTCGCSVNGHMYIFGGCDDNGQTNQIYCVNLTDGKYTWKKIMHEIGSAPSPRDKLSCWVHNGRIIYFGGYGHKLLTDLDSRNRSFIVDETSWVGDLFWGWNNEVHIFDPMQASWSEPQTHGRAPAPRAAHASATIGCRGYICGGRVMEARTSDIHCLDFQTWTWSEIIPVSTTPVGRSWHTLTAVSDSTLFLFGGLSVDCKPMSDAWLLDIDSKKWREVEHPYKNKPRLWHTASLSKDSDVIVFGGSCDYILLVDTGHCNDALVFQTQPYPLFRICEDYIAKNVRNYEMLRNQLPLLPPKLLTAVQRRMSFYRPSKKQKY